GAGTACTCCTCATTTGACGCGTGTTTATTGTCCACCGTTGTGATGAAGAGTTTGTTGATTACTTCGGCCAGGATGTCATCGTTAGGGAGAGTGGGTGGTGACCTCTTTCCCATCGTGTTGACGACCCATTTGTAGAGTTTTCCCCAAGGGTCCTGGTCCAGAGTTTTTATAAAAGACATCCAGGCCTCATCTTTGGCCTTATTTATCACCTTTTTTAGgtttttcttttgttcctTGAAGACACTTTTGTCAGTGTGTCCTCCGTTGCTTTTTTGGCCCTGGCCCTTTGGTAGGCCCTTCTGGCACGAATTGTAAGATTTCTGGCCCGTGCTGTGTCGTTGTTCCACCACCATACAGCCTTTTTTTGACTGTATGGTGGGTGAACTTTTTTACTGGCCTCTTTGACTAGTTGTGTTAtcctaaatataaaattgtcaatttccTCCACGGTGGATACGTCATTAGGGTCTAAGGATCATGTCAGTTCTTGTATCTTCTCGACGAAAACGTCTAAGTCAACTTTGGTCTTTTTATGTTGTATTGTCTCTTGGCTAAGATGCTTGTCCTTGTGTtcccatttaaaaatatgtcgtAAATAACGATGGTCAGATGCCGTAAAGTCGTCAAGTATCACACTTTTTAAGAGAGCCGATGCACAATCTTTGCCGCAAAGAACAATATCGATGAGAGATTTGTGTCCATCCCTCTCAAAGGTGTAGTCACCTTGGCTCCTAATTGGAGTGAGGTCATTTCTGGCAGCCATCTCTAAAATTTCTAACCCCCTGTTGTCGGTGATTTTAGAGCTCCAAATCACCGACTTTGCGTTTAGGTCGCCCGCAATAATGGCTAGGCTTGACCCGACCCTGTTCACCTCTTTGTCCACTGCATCGACAATGTCCTGGAATTCTTCCAATGGGATATTTGGTGAGATGTAGCAGCTGAATATTTTCAGGTCATCGATCGCAATAGCCACTACACCCTTACCCCTAAATACGATTTGGACATTCTTGACCTTCTTGGTTGTCGCCGGGGTAATCCAAATTGCAGCGTCCTGGTTGAGGTCGCCATACCAGGTACTGTGAATACAGTATAGCTCCGATATGACGACTATGTTGTAGTCTTTTTCCGTTGCGTATTGAGTCATCAGGTCTTGTGCCATTTTGCATCTATGGAGATTAATCTGTAGTATCGTCATTTCATTTGGTATTCTGGGCATAGCTGTCAGGTACGTAGATAagttaataaatgaatgaatgaatgaatgaatgagtGGAGTGAGTGAgcgagtgagtgagtgagtgagcgAGTGAGCGAGTGAgcgagtgagtgagtgagtgagtgagtgagtgagtgaataaataaataaataaaacgataaatagATAGTCAGATAggttaataaagtaaaatatccGTCAGAAATATAACACTAATGAAAAGCTAGACATATCAATTAGTGTCTGTTGTCACCACTTTATCCCCTTCTTTTCCAGAGGGTTCGTTCTGTACGGCCTCTAAATTCGCTTCAAAATTTCTCCTTTTCGTCCTTGCGTCAAGAATAGCCTTTCTATAAATCGGGCATTGCAGGCTACCCTCTCTGTGTCCCTTGGTCTGGCATAATGTACATTTTATCTCTATACTCTTGCAATTGTTGGTATGGTGATCTTCACCACACTTTCTGCATAGTTTCGACCTGTCAGGGCCTTCACAGTCCTTGGCAATGTGCCCGTATTCCCTACACCGGAAACACTGGGTAATCTCTTCCCTGGGCTTAATTATGCACTTACCCCATCCTATCGTCAGGATAGCTTTTCCCCTTCGTCAATTTCTCCGCCAGTACGCTGGAGACTATCACAGTCGCATTCTGTCTGCCGGCTGCAGCAGGTCCTAAAGCTTTAACCGTGACACGCTCTTGGCTAGCTTCCGGAAAGCGTTTAAAGATCGCGTCTCTGATGTCCTCGATTCCGGCATCCCCGTCAATCTGTCGGAAGTGCAGTACCTTAGTTTCGTACCTGCCGCTTCCCACCCAGGCCTTCGCCCCctcaatttttgaatttataagGGCACTAAATCCCGCT
The nucleotide sequence above comes from Augochlora pura isolate Apur16 unplaced genomic scaffold, APUR_v2.2.1 APUR_unplaced_178, whole genome shotgun sequence. Encoded proteins:
- the LOC144477538 gene encoding uncharacterized protein LOC144477538; amino-acid sequence: MPRIPNEMTILQINLHRCKMAQDLMTQYATEKDYNIVVISELYCIHSTWYGDLNQDAAIWITPATTKKVKNVQIVFRGKGVVAIAIDDLKIFSCYISPNIPLEEFQDIVDAVDKEVNRVGSSLAIIAGDLNAKSVIWSSKITDNRGLEILEMAARNDLTPIRSQGDYTFERDGHKSLIDIVLCGKDCASALLKSVILDDFTASDHRYLRHIFKWEHKDKHLSQETIQHKKTKVDLDVFVEKIQELT